Proteins encoded within one genomic window of Triticum aestivum cultivar Chinese Spring chromosome 2D, IWGSC CS RefSeq v2.1, whole genome shotgun sequence:
- the LOC123054002 gene encoding 60S ribosomal protein L14-1: MPFKRFVEIGRVALVNYGKDYGRLVVIVDVVDQNRALVDAPDMVRCQMNFKRLSLTDIKIDIKRIPKKATLIKAMEEADVKTKWENSSWGKKLIVQKKRAALNDFDRFKVMLAKIKRGGAIRQELAKLKKEVAAA, from the exons ATG CCGTTCAAGAGGTTTGTGGAGATCGGGCGGGTCGCCCTGGTGAACTACGGCAAGGACTACGGCCGTCTCGTCGTCATCGTCGACGTTGTTGACCAGAACAGG GCACTTGTTGATGCTCCGGACATGGTCCGCTGCCAGATGAACTTCAAGCGGCTCTCTCTGACCGACATCAAGATTGACATCAAGCGGATCCCTAAGAAGGCAACTTTGATCAAAGCTATGGAGGAAGCTG ATGTGAAGACCAAGTGGGAAAACAGCTCATGGGGCAAGAAGCTGATTGTCCAGAAGAAGAGGGCTGCGCTCAATGACTTCGACAGGTTCAAGGTCATGCTTGCCAAGATCAAG AGGGGAGGAGCTATCAGGCAGGAGCTAGCGAAGCTTAAGAAGGAGGTTGCTGCTGCTTAG